The nucleotide window CGCCCCATGATGTTTCGTTCTATTTCGAGCGGTCATCTGCCGGCATCAATGCCGTCAGCTGCTCTTCGTTGTTCGCCCATTCCGACGTGCGGCAGCTACCGCCCGCCGTCTGGATCGTCATGTCGTATCGAAAGCTCATGCTTCCCGTCTTCCGCTTTAAATAAATTTGACCACCACGTCCGAGGCCCCGACATCCGCCAACGCGCCGAAGTCCACCCCCTCGTGGCAAACAAGTTCCGCCGCATCGATAGCGTCAACGCCGAGAGAACGCCTCGCTCAGTACCCGCGCGCGGTTACCGGCGCCGGCCTATACGCAGCAGGGAATACGATGTCCCGTGTTGCCACAATGTTGAACTTATACCCCGGCGCCCGCGTCAGTGTTGGTTGGATGTTCATACCCTTTTGGATGTAAGCCGAACCCGTCTGGCCGAGCTGCTGACCGACGGACTGGGAAATGATCTGCGAGTTCGTCTGCACGCCATTCACGTTATTCGATTGCTTCTGCGTCAACTCTATCCCCGCACTGAAGAGCGCCATGAACGTGGCGCTACCGAGCACCTTGAGATAGTGATTGTTGACGGTCGCGTCGAAGCCCGCATTCCCGGCCTTGTCTTCTCCCGGCATCCCATCGAGGCTGATGCTGCTGCCGTCAGGGAAAATCAGTCGCGTCCAAACCACCAGAATGCGCTCCTGCCCGTACGCGATTTGGCTGTCGTATGTGCCAATCAGCTTACTGCCCTGCGGGATCAGCAGATACTTCCCCGTTGCCGTGTCGAACACGTTCTCTATCACCCGAGCGCACGTCTGCCCCGGCAGGTCGGAATTGAGCGCACACTCGAGCGCTGCCGGAATGATCCAACCCGCCTTTATCTCGTACGGGGACGTCGCCGGCAGCTTCACCTCGTTCAATCGAGTCTTAGCCAAGCTCGCCGCGCTCGCGAGAAACTGCTCTTTACGGCCCTGCTTGTTCTGGTCGTCCTGCTGTTGGCCGCCGATCGCGGGCACCAGCGGACTACCTCCCGTCGCGCCAGCCCCCTGAGCGGCAGCCGCGGCGCCGGCCGCTTGCGCAAGTTGCGAAAGCAAAGGATTGCTCGAGGCCGACGCGTTACCTAGACCGTTCCCTCCGGCAGCTCCCAACCCTCCTGTAGCGGCGTCGCCACTCCCAGCATCAAGCGACGATTCAATTGCTTGTCTCCGCTTTTCGTCAAGCTCGCGCTTGCGCCTCGCGGCCTCCTGCTGCTCCGGAGATTGATATTGGCTCTCGGCCCCCGCCGGCGAGGTGCGGGAACCCAGCACCACCTTCCCGGCACCGTCCGGCCCCGAGGCTGGCGCCGCCACGGCCGGCACGCCTGCGCCGCTTGCCCCCACAGGAAATGTCGGACCGAGCGCGGCATTAGCAGCGGAGGCTCCCTGGGCGACGACCACGGCCTGCCCCGAGCCAACGTTTCCAAAATTCGGTGATGCCGGCGACGGCGATTTCTGTGCCTGCTGGGCTGCTGCCTCGGCGGCGTCGTCCTTCGACGATGGTGCCGAGCCGTCGTCGTTCGCGCCAAAGATCGCAAACATGACATATCCGAGCACCGCCACGATAACGATAGCCGCGAGAGCCTTCACCTTCCGCGACACTCTCGTGAGTCCCGTCAGCTTGCCCTTCAATTGAACCGTATCCGGTGAATCAAACGGATCTGCGACTGCCATGCTCAGCTCCCCCCCACACGCGACCAGAAGGAGCGTTTGTTCTTCGTCCACGTGATCGTGATCTTCTTCTCGTCGCCGTCCGACCCGACCACCAGCATCGCTTTGTCAAACAGCTTGTCGACCTCATACAACGTCGGGTCGGAGGAGCTAGGACGCCAATTGACCAGCTCAGGCTTGTCGTCTTTGCCCAGCAAAACGAGTATCGGCGCTTCCGACGTCGTAATCGCATCGGGCATCTTGATATAGACCTTGAGGCCGTCGTTATAGACACGAGCGGGCTTCAACGGTGAGTTGCCGTCGATCGAGTATGCGAAATCAAGCTTGTCGGCCGAGCCCGGTGCGAGTTCGGCGGCGACCAACTTGTCGTGAGCACGCTGATCGCGTTCCTTGATTTTTGCCGTCTCGTCCCATTCAGCCGCAATCTCGTCCGGATAGTAGAAGCCGATCATGTTCAAGTAGTCCTTCTCGTTCTTACTCGAGTACAGATCGACTTGGTAGGTACGCCTGTCAGTTGTAATAATTAAATTAGTTTCGATATTCGTATCGAGTGGCTTGACGATGATGTGCGTTATCGCGTTGTCGCCACTGCCCGAAACTCGCTTGCTGAATTTCCACCGAGCCGAATCGCCGGCGATCGGTTGGCCGGTCGTCAACTCGCCGGGTTGAAGCTGAATGTCGCAGGCTCGAATGATGGTGCATGTCAGCTTCGGCAAATACTGGCCAAACGGATAGTTGATCCGCCCATCGTCGGAGATGATCGGCTTAGCAACACCCGTCTGCTGCCACTTCTTCGCCTGCGCAACCGCCGCGTCTTCGAACGTCAGAAATCTCTTGCCAGATCCCGCGATCGCGCCTTGGCTGACCGCGACCAATAGACAAGCTACCAAAGTCGCCAACATCTTCATACCGGTGTGCTCCCGAGTAACGCCCATATCAAAATCAACCCAAGACCTTGGACCACGAGAAGTCGGTGATGAAAAACCCAGTCCCGTTCCGTTGTATGTCCTCGTCCTTGTTCAAAACGATCGTCTTGAATGTGAAAAGCCCCTTCCACCGTTCTTCGCCGAGCACATCACCATTCGGCGCGTGCCTAATTTCCGTCCACTCGACCTGGTACGAGTGATCGGAAACCGGCAGAGCGAGCGTCACGAGCGTTTCCACCGTGTACTCCGCGGCCGTCGCGAACGGTTTGCGCTCGTCGTGATAGAACGAATCGATCTTCTTGTACGCCGGACTACCAGCCTGCACCCGTGCGTAGACGTAACGCATGAACGTCTTCTGCGCGTCCTGATCGCCCGCGATGATGCGCGACCATTCGACCCATCGAATTACTTGCTCACGCATGGCCCGGCGGCTATCGACTGGATTCGCGCGCGACGGCTGCCCCACCGACACCACCGTTCCGAGCTTGTCGACAGCAACCACGTACGGGATGAACTTGCTTGTCATCATGTAATAGCCGTTGAAGGACATCGACACCGCGAGCAAGGCGGCGGTAATCCTCCAGGCGACTTGCCAGTTGCGCTTCTCTACCGCCAGATTCAAGTACCGATCATCACGGTTGCCATCCGGCTCCTGAAGAAACGGTGACCGTGACCTGTCGCGTCCGCCTTCTTTCTCTGCCTTCACAACATCTTCCGCGACGTCACCGCCGCCCCTTTTCTCGCGCCAAAACATATTCATCGGCCCTATGTAATAACTATATTAGTCGGCGGTGTGTTTAAGATCGATAGTGATCGAAGCAGCGTGCGCAGCGTCTTGCGGCACGTAACCTTGGAGATCGTTGATGCGTTTATGCAGCGGGTCAGAGCCAGGACGATTCGGGGCCTGCCCTTTGTTGTCTCCTGAAACCGACGCGGTCGATCCGTCTCCGCCGGGTGTCGCCGGCCCACCCGGGCTTGTTGTAGATGCGCCAGGCGACGCTGAACTCCCCGCATCAACTGGCGTCGAAACGGCACCTGGGCTGCCAGAAGGCGCGGCCGGCACACTTGCCGAACCGCTCGAGCTGCCGGCACCACCATCGACAGGTGACGCCCCACCGGCGCTCGCCACCCGCGAGCTCGGTGCGGCAGAGGTAGGCGACGCTCCTGCCGCACTACCGGCGGCTGTCCCGCCACTACCCGCCGAAGCCGGCGGGGAAGCCGTAGTTGCCGTCGATCCCGCCGCAGAGTTCGCCGACGCCGCCGAACCGTTCACCGCCGCACTCACGGGAGTCGCCGCAGGTCCAGGCGAAGCGCCCATGTCCGCAACAGCCGCGCTCGGCGCGGGTTGTGCTGCCCCCGCTCCCGCGTCGTTGGTAGCAGGCGCACCAGCGGCGTCTCCGCCACCTTGCGCGGGCGCGCTGCTGGCCGGCGCCGACGGCGGAACAGGAATCCCCGACACACTACCGCCACGCGTCGCCTCGATGCTCGACGCAATTTTTCCACCAGCCGACCCATCCACTTTCTGCGCGAAACTGGTTCTCGCCCCGCCTGCGGCCTCGCCAATCGCCCCCTTTGCAAGACCAAGGCCATGGCTGCCCATTTCGCCGAGCGCATGAGTCGCCAGGGCCGTACCGCTCTTTCCGAGATCCAGACCCGAGTTCAGACCAGCTCCCAGCGCCTTCGCAAGCCCGGTTGCGCCAGCCGCAGCTCCCGTGGCACCCGAAGCGGCACCCGCCATGCCCGCCATCCCGGCCGCACCCGCGCCCGCGACGGCAGCGCCAGCCCCGATCGCCGCTCCAAGCATTCCGCCGGCTGTCATGCTCGGGCTACCCGACATCATTGCGCTCGCCATTTGCGGCACGGAGATGCCCAGATAGGCATAGACCAATGCCTCCCCAGCGGCAATCAGGCATGATTGAATCAGGTTCGCTGGATCAATCGCGAGGTTATCGAAGAGCGTTTGCCCAGCACCAACGATCATGTACAGCACCATCAGTTTGATACCCGTCGCTACCGCGTATTGAAGGTATTTCGACGCCATGTCCGTGGTCCACCGCGACCCGCCAAAGCCGAGCAGGATCACCCCGCCACCGATCGCGATGTACGACTCGATCTGGGTAACCAGCAGTTGTGCTGCAACAAAGAGAAAAGATAAAAAAACCAGAATCGCCAATGCCGTCACGGGAATCACGACCGCGATCTTTTCCATTACCCCCAACTCGCCGATCGCCTGATAGGCGGCCAACGCAGTGTCGAAACCTGTCGACACAATGCCGTCTGGTGTCGCCGCAGACGGCGCGGCCCCGCCTGCTCCTCCGGCCGCCATACCGATCGTCTTAAACGAGTTGATGATCGCCGGAATCCAAGTGTCGGACATTTTGAGAAGCGTCCAGAAGAAGGCGATCGTCATAACCTTCTTCACGAGGCTATTCAAAATGTCGGCAAATTCCGCCTTGTCCACAATATAGGTTACGGTGGTCCACCCGAAGTCAATTGTCGCCAGCATCCAAAAGAGCTTCTGTGCGTACCCTTTGACGATCGTCCCCCAGGTCACTTGCAAAGGCGAGAACTTGGCGTCCACTCCATTCAAAAAGTTGAATTGGTAACCGCCGCCAGTGCTCTGCGCCAGGGCCGACACGGAAAGGCTCAGCAGGGTTACGACGACGGCCATGAATGCTGTGAGCCTGAGCCACTGGCGCACCGAGCATGGTTTTCGGATCGTCAACTTGAGTATGGCGAGCATGGCCGAGCTACCTTCAGTGTTTGATGCGCTTCGAATGAATACTTCCGAACACAGCTTTCTCCGCGGCATCCGCGTCAATGGCCTGGACCGCAGATGAACTCATCAGACGCGGGTTCGAGGCCGGCAGTTGGCTGTACACCCGATCCGCATCGCTTTGCTTACTGCAAGCGCCGAGAACAACGACAGTCAGCAGCCCAATCACGATAATGCGCATGGATGTCTCCGTTAGTTCGACGGCAGCGACGGCGCCGTATAAGGGAGGATACGTTTGGCCCGGATGTTTCCGTACACCTGCGCGAGCCCCGTGTTCCCCATGTTTTCTTTATCCATTTGCATAGCCGTATACGCGTTCTGAGACTGCATCTGAGCCATCTGGAGCTGTCGCAATTTCTCGAGCTGACCGACCATAGCGACGCCGACATCATTGCCGGCCTGTAGCGCCTGCAATTGCCCTTGCGCAGATTGCGAGCGCTGCTGCAATTGAGCAACCATGGATTGCTCGTTCGAGAAATCATTCATATGCGCGCGCATCACGGCCAACGAGTTCTGAACCGCACTGAGCGTGTTATCGGACCAATTCCGATATGCGTGCTGGAAGTCGAGTGCCGAGCCATAGCCAGGGTGCAGATTGCGAAACAACTGGTCAGCGTTCTGAAGCGTATAGTCGATCTTCTGGCCAGCCACCACGATGGTCTGCAGGTTCTTGAAGGCTTGCGACATATTGTTGTCGTTCCAGAGCGCGCCAGCCGCTTCTCCTAACAGGGCACTCGGAGACATGTTCATCAGATTACGCAGCATCGTCTCGTATTGATTGATCTGCGTGACCGTTTGTTGCGCCTGTTGCGCGTACGAGGCGACGAGCTGCAGGTTGTTGAGAATCTGCGTCGGCTCAGTCGCGCCAGCCACCATGCCGCCTGCATTCACTCGAGAGGCGAGTGTCAAACCGATGAACAGCGGAATAGCGACGCGAATCAGGGATTTCATGGTCAATGTGCCCCTGCTTGTTGTGGATCGCAAAAGTCGCGATTCGCTTCAAAACTGGTATTGACGTATGCGTACTTGCCGTTTTGCGTCATGTCCGTCTGGATCAGGGTGCGCCGATAGTGGTCTGGATCGATCGCAGCAACAACCGCGCTAGCGCTCAATGCCACGGCGGCGTTCGCACTCAGCGCTTTCGCAGCGTTAATGGCATTGATTGCGTCTTGCACGCGCGCCTCATTGGTGGTCGACAGTGCGCCATATCCCGCATACAAATGCCATCCGTTACCCGCAACGGCAAAGGGCAATGGCAGGGTGATAGTGGAATCGGAGAGCCCGCTTCTCGCTACCGCGTACACCGGGAACATCCCGCCGCGCCAAGCAGCCCAACTGCTGCCACTCAGAAATGCAGCCTGCGACATCGTCGGATCGTGCATCCCGATGTAGACAAGCCCCGGCCGCGCTTGGTCCGCGGCATTGATCGGTAGAGTGAACCTGACGTACGGCTGAGACCCTCGGCAAAAGACCTGTACGCCAGTCACTGCTATGGTCGATCGGACGCCGACCTGAGAGTGCGCCAAACCGCAACAGAGCAACAATGCCGTCGCCAGAATGTTGAAGATCCTTTTTCGCATAGCTTTTCCTTCAAGCGTGCGTGGTGTGACGCACCGCGCCAAACCGGAGCGTCACGACTGCCTTGAGTCCGTGGAAGCCCAGCACGACCGGAAATGCGACCAGCGCGCCGATCAACTGAGCGACGAATGCGATAACCGGCAAACCGATCACCGCCGCAATCAAAAACACGCCCATGTTACCCTCCTTTGAGTTCCATTGAATTAATTATAGCATTATGGCTGATAGAAAGATATCAAAATATCGTCATGCCGCCTGTTTCGCGATTCCGAGTTGGCGCTCGTGATATGCAATCCATTCCGTGAGTTGTCCCTTTCCCCAGTCCTTGTTCGCGTTGCAGTGGCGCAGCCATTCGACGGTCCAACGCTCGCCATAACGCGTGATAAGGTCCCGTGCAAGAGCGACATCGTCCTTTCCCGAGGCCCCCACAAAAGCGAGGCATACGGGGCCAAGGCCAAGTTGATACTTGCGGCGGCCGAGCGGCGACATGTAGTAGTAGTCGAGCTTCTTCGCCATGCGCCCGATGATGTCGATCTGACGTTCGTTCAGCCCGATCGCGCGGTACTGCGCAGCAGATTCTTCGTTGCCGCGAATCTCCGAATTCGCCAGCAATATCTTCGTCGGGCAGCTCTCGTAGAGCACGTCGCGAATCGCGCTTTTTCCAACGTCAGAAAGAGACTGAGTCGCAAACAACACGACACAGTTTGCTTTCCGCAACACCTTCAGCCATTCCCGAATCTTCTCCTGGAACAGTGGATGATTGAGCATCAGCCAGGCCTCATCGAGCACGAGCAGCGTCGGCGAGCCATCGAGGCCACGCTCCACGCAACGGAACAGGTACAGCAAGACCGGAATCGCGAACCGATCACCCATACCCATCAAATGCTCCATCTCAAACACAACGAATCGGTCGAGCGTGATGTTGTCCGACTCACCATCGAGCATGGCGTTGTTGCCGTCGAGCGAATATGGCTTGAGGGATTCCCGCATCTTCTCATCGGCAACTTGCCTAATGAAATGGGTCATCGACCGCTGATCCGCGTCCGCATCTGCGAGCTTCTTGAGGGCATTACGGATAGTCGTGCGATGCTCGGGCAACACCACAAACTTCTGCAACGTCAGCAGCGTTTCGATGTAATCCTCAGCCCATGCTCGTTCGGCCGGTTTATGCACGTTCCCGAGCGGGCACAAGTTGATCTCGCTGCCATGCTCGCTCCCGATATCCAAATACGTACCTCGCAATGCGTGGCACAAGACGAACGACGAGTACCCCTTCTCAAACTTCCGCACCTTGGCTCGCGGATACCTCAAGAAGGCCTGCTCGATCAATTCCAAATGTGTCGACTTCCCGGCGCCGGTGGGTCCCATCATCAACGTGTGGCCGACATCATCGACGTGCAAGTTGAGCCGGAAAGGGGCGTTGCCCGTTGTCTTTGCCATCAGCAATGGCGGGCTCTTCGCAGGGTAGAACGCGCAAGGGTTTTCGCTCAGACCGGGCCACGTCGCCGTCGTCGGAATCAAATGCGACAGGTTCAGAGAGTGCAGAATCGGTCGCCGGACGTTTTCGTACCCGTGACCTGGCAGCGTGCCGAGATACGCTTCAACGGAATTCATGTCCTCGAGCCGACACGGAAAGCCGAGATCCGAAATCGCGGTAATGCAGTCCTCGACGCTCTCCTTCAGTTGCACGAGGTCTTCGTCCATGAGTAGCACGACGCTCGTATAGTGCCCGTAGCGCACTAGACCGGAGCCGGCCTCCGACATCGCAGTCTGAGCGTCGGCGGTCATTTCCAGTGCATCCTGATCGATCGGCCCGGACGTCGAATTGCTCACCTGGTCGCGGAAGCCACGCACCTTCTGCCGCCACTTCTTCCGCAGCTTGGCGAGCAGCGACTTCCCCTCCTCCGGATTCATGAAGATGAATCGGGTGCTCCACCGATAGGCAATCGGCAGCGTGTTGAGCATGTTCAGGATGCCCGGATAACTCGTCGCCGGAAAGCCCTCAATCGAAATTGCCCGAACATGCTTCCTTCCTACGCGCGGCGTATTACCGCCAGTAAAATCCTGACTGCCGATGATTGCGTCATACATGACGCCTGGCGGAGGCTTGACGATGTGTTGCCGAACACCCGTCACGCAATAGTGCAAGTAGCCCGCGAGATGATCGATAACCACCGTCGAACCGTCCGCGCGGCTTTCGACCACCTGATCAGTGATCCGCGTGATCCCTTCGAATAGCGTTCCGAGGCGCGACTGGAGCTGATCGAGTTGATCCTTGAACTTCGCGATCATCTGGTCCTGCAACGACACGCGGCTGATGTTCAAGTCCGCGCTCTTCTCGAACATCATCGCCGTTGCCTTGCTCTGCAATTGAAGTGGCGGAAGATACGTGAAGATCATCGCGTAGACGCTTTCGAAGTGTGCCCCTTCCTGGTTGTACTGGGACTGCCGTTCGAGATCCATCAACTCCGCCACTGGTACCGGAAAGAAGTTGTTCTCCGGATACCCGATAGCAGACGCGCGGATCGCGTCGACATGCACCATCCAGCCCGAACCGAAGCGCCGCAGCGCGTCGTTTAGACGCGCCGCAATCGCTTCCAGTTCGCCGTTGCTGGCCGACTCCGTATCAGTTCCCCGATAGAAGAAACCCGCAATCAGCTCACCGCCCTTGCCCTGCATGATGCCGGGCTCGAGCGGGCGAGCGTAGCGTAGAAGATCGGCAAGACCTTGCGCCTCGTCCCGGTATTCCTTCTGCATCCCCGCCCGGCCGGCCGCCAATGCGTACCATACGACGCCAACGACCATCAGGCCAATCATGATCCAAAATCCGCTCATCGCTCAGCCTCTATTTGAAGTCCTTGTACGAAGGCATCGGCGCGTGCAAACGCCCTCGCGCGGGGTAATACGATCGGTACTTGAGCGACCGCCGGACCACTTTTGACATGAGTGGGTCTTTGAGCGCCATGACGCGCATGAGAGAAAGCCAAATACCCCATAGGATTACTCCAAGCGGTATTCCGTAATACAGCGAATACCGCATCGTCGTGATGAAGGCGAGGTAAATAGAGACGAGGAGTCCACCCACGACCAACCCGCGCTCGCCCCCCATGAACATCATGTAACGCACACCGGACGCGTGGATGGTCACCTGCGTCAACTCACTCCGGTGGTCAGCACTCATCGCCGTCCCCGATCAGACCGAGCAGGCGCTCGAACCCGCACCCAGCTTCGTCGCTATCCAGCCGACGAATGCCGCACCGCCGACGACCACGCAAATCGCCATCACGATGTTCACGACCTTCTTCAGAATGCCGGTCAATTCCTCGCCGAAAAGAAAGCCGAGACCGGCCGCGGCGAACGCGATCGTGCCGACCGCGATCGGCGTCGACCCCTTGAACCAGCCGGCAACACCGCAGAGCGGGCCGTCCCACGGCGCGGAACTGTCGCTGACCGACTGCGCCGCAGCGGCACCGGCATAACCGGCGAGAATGAATGCCGCGTAGAGATTTGACGGGGAAAATTTCCCCCTCACGTAGCGCATGAAGCTGGCGCCGTTACGTCGAACACGCGCATTTGCTTCGCGCGCCAACGCAGCAACACTGACCTTCACGATACTGGGTTTCATGAAACCTCCTTTAAAAAAATCATCAAACATAATGAAGAATGTACTTCCGCTTTTCGACGTCATACCCCTCGATAACTGCCAACTCCCGCACCTTTCTGCCAGCGTCGATACCCGTCTCCTTCTCAATGAAAATGCACAAGTCAATCGCATTCGCGATGACCTGCGGATTAGCCTTGATACCTTCGTTCTCCTCCATCAGTTGGCCGACACGAACCAACCCGTCCTCGCAGTCGTTGGCGTGAATCGTCGCAAGCCCGCCAGGGTGTCCCGTGTTCCACATCTTCAGAAGTGCCAGCACTGCTCCATCGCGAACCTCGCCGACAATGATCCGGTCCGGTCGCATCCGCATCGTCGCTTTCAGAAGCCGCGTCATACTGACGTCTGCATTCGAACGCATCTGGACAAAGTTATCGGCCGCGCATTGGATTTCCCCGGTGTCCTCGATCAGCACGATCCGATGGTCAGGTGTGAGCGTCGCCATCCCATGCAGAATCGCATTCACCAACGTGGTCTTGCCGGAGCTGGTC belongs to Burkholderia vietnamiensis LMG 10929 and includes:
- a CDS encoding TrbC/VirB2 family protein, encoding MKPSIVKVSVAALAREANARVRRNGASFMRYVRGKFSPSNLYAAFILAGYAGAAAAQSVSDSSAPWDGPLCGVAGWFKGSTPIAVGTIAFAAAGLGFLFGEELTGILKKVVNIVMAICVVVGGAAFVGWIATKLGAGSSACSV
- the trbG gene encoding P-type conjugative transfer protein TrbG; amino-acid sequence: MKMLATLVACLLVAVSQGAIAGSGKRFLTFEDAAVAQAKKWQQTGVAKPIISDDGRINYPFGQYLPKLTCTIIRACDIQLQPGELTTGQPIAGDSARWKFSKRVSGSGDNAITHIIVKPLDTNIETNLIITTDRRTYQVDLYSSKNEKDYLNMIGFYYPDEIAAEWDETAKIKERDQRAHDKLVAAELAPGSADKLDFAYSIDGNSPLKPARVYNDGLKVYIKMPDAITTSEAPILVLLGKDDKPELVNWRPSSSDPTLYEVDKLFDKAMLVVGSDGDEKKITITWTKNKRSFWSRVGGS
- the trbJ gene encoding P-type conjugative transfer protein TrbJ; amino-acid sequence: MKSLIRVAIPLFIGLTLASRVNAGGMVAGATEPTQILNNLQLVASYAQQAQQTVTQINQYETMLRNLMNMSPSALLGEAAGALWNDNNMSQAFKNLQTIVVAGQKIDYTLQNADQLFRNLHPGYGSALDFQHAYRNWSDNTLSAVQNSLAVMRAHMNDFSNEQSMVAQLQQRSQSAQGQLQALQAGNDVGVAMVGQLEKLRQLQMAQMQSQNAYTAMQMDKENMGNTGLAQVYGNIRAKRILPYTAPSLPSN
- a CDS encoding type IV secretion system protein, with the translated sequence MNMFWREKRGGGDVAEDVVKAEKEGGRDRSRSPFLQEPDGNRDDRYLNLAVEKRNWQVAWRITAALLAVSMSFNGYYMMTSKFIPYVVAVDKLGTVVSVGQPSRANPVDSRRAMREQVIRWVEWSRIIAGDQDAQKTFMRYVYARVQAGSPAYKKIDSFYHDERKPFATAAEYTVETLVTLALPVSDHSYQVEWTEIRHAPNGDVLGEERWKGLFTFKTIVLNKDEDIQRNGTGFFITDFSWSKVLG
- the trbL gene encoding P-type conjugative transfer protein TrbL, yielding MLAILKLTIRKPCSVRQWLRLTAFMAVVVTLLSLSVSALAQSTGGGYQFNFLNGVDAKFSPLQVTWGTIVKGYAQKLFWMLATIDFGWTTVTYIVDKAEFADILNSLVKKVMTIAFFWTLLKMSDTWIPAIINSFKTIGMAAGGAGGAAPSAATPDGIVSTGFDTALAAYQAIGELGVMEKIAVVIPVTALAILVFLSFLFVAAQLLVTQIESYIAIGGGVILLGFGGSRWTTDMASKYLQYAVATGIKLMVLYMIVGAGQTLFDNLAIDPANLIQSCLIAAGEALVYAYLGISVPQMASAMMSGSPSMTAGGMLGAAIGAGAAVAGAGAAGMAGMAGAASGATGAAAGATGLAKALGAGLNSGLDLGKSGTALATHALGEMGSHGLGLAKGAIGEAAGGARTSFAQKVDGSAGGKIASSIEATRGGSVSGIPVPPSAPASSAPAQGGGDAAGAPATNDAGAGAAQPAPSAAVADMGASPGPAATPVSAAVNGSAASANSAAGSTATTASPPASAGSGGTAAGSAAGASPTSAAPSSRVASAGGASPVDGGAGSSSGSASVPAAPSGSPGAVSTPVDAGSSASPGASTTSPGGPATPGGDGSTASVSGDNKGQAPNRPGSDPLHKRINDLQGYVPQDAAHAASITIDLKHTAD
- a CDS encoding transporter produces the protein MIGLMVVGVVWYALAAGRAGMQKEYRDEAQGLADLLRYARPLEPGIMQGKGGELIAGFFYRGTDTESASNGELEAIAARLNDALRRFGSGWMVHVDAIRASAIGYPENNFFPVPVAELMDLERQSQYNQEGAHFESVYAMIFTYLPPLQLQSKATAMMFEKSADLNISRVSLQDQMIAKFKDQLDQLQSRLGTLFEGITRITDQVVESRADGSTVVIDHLAGYLHYCVTGVRQHIVKPPPGVMYDAIIGSQDFTGGNTPRVGRKHVRAISIEGFPATSYPGILNMLNTLPIAYRWSTRFIFMNPEEGKSLLAKLRKKWRQKVRGFRDQVSNSTSGPIDQDALEMTADAQTAMSEAGSGLVRYGHYTSVVLLMDEDLVQLKESVEDCITAISDLGFPCRLEDMNSVEAYLGTLPGHGYENVRRPILHSLNLSHLIPTTATWPGLSENPCAFYPAKSPPLLMAKTTGNAPFRLNLHVDDVGHTLMMGPTGAGKSTHLELIEQAFLRYPRAKVRKFEKGYSSFVLCHALRGTYLDIGSEHGSEINLCPLGNVHKPAERAWAEDYIETLLTLQKFVVLPEHRTTIRNALKKLADADADQRSMTHFIRQVADEKMRESLKPYSLDGNNAMLDGESDNITLDRFVVFEMEHLMGMGDRFAIPVLLYLFRCVERGLDGSPTLLVLDEAWLMLNHPLFQEKIREWLKVLRKANCVVLFATQSLSDVGKSAIRDVLYESCPTKILLANSEIRGNEESAAQYRAIGLNERQIDIIGRMAKKLDYYYMSPLGRRKYQLGLGPVCLAFVGASGKDDVALARDLITRYGERWTVEWLRHCNANKDWGKGQLTEWIAYHERQLGIAKQAA
- the trbD gene encoding conjugal transfer protein TrbD; its protein translation is MSADHRSELTQVTIHASGVRYMMFMGGERGLVVGGLLVSIYLAFITTMRYSLYYGIPLGVILWGIWLSLMRVMALKDPLMSKVVRRSLKYRSYYPARGRLHAPMPSYKDFK
- a CDS encoding TrbI/VirB10 family protein, which codes for MAVADPFDSPDTVQLKGKLTGLTRVSRKVKALAAIVIVAVLGYVMFAIFGANDDGSAPSSKDDAAEAAAQQAQKSPSPASPNFGNVGSGQAVVVAQGASAANAALGPTFPVGASGAGVPAVAAPASGPDGAGKVVLGSRTSPAGAESQYQSPEQQEAARRKRELDEKRRQAIESSLDAGSGDAATGGLGAAGGNGLGNASASSNPLLSQLAQAAGAAAAAQGAGATGGSPLVPAIGGQQQDDQNKQGRKEQFLASAASLAKTRLNEVKLPATSPYEIKAGWIIPAALECALNSDLPGQTCARVIENVFDTATGKYLLIPQGSKLIGTYDSQIAYGQERILVVWTRLIFPDGSSISLDGMPGEDKAGNAGFDATVNNHYLKVLGSATFMALFSAGIELTQKQSNNVNGVQTNSQIISQSVGQQLGQTGSAYIQKGMNIQPTLTRAPGYKFNIVATRDIVFPAAYRPAPVTARGY